A genomic stretch from Bacillus sp. N1-1 includes:
- a CDS encoding alpha/beta hydrolase, translating into MKHIFKQGKKDLPVLLLLHGTGGTEEDLLPLAELVAPGHSILSVRGNVSENGMPRFFKRLAEGVFDEVDLIEKTHELNAFIDESAKNYNFDRNHVIAIGYSNGANIAGSLLFHDANALRGAILHHPMVPLRNLKLPNLSGKPIFIGAGENDPICSPEETKELHEMLSRAGADVSVHWESAGHQLTRSEAETAADWFHKHF; encoded by the coding sequence ATGAAACACATTTTCAAGCAAGGAAAAAAGGACCTTCCCGTATTACTCTTACTTCATGGGACGGGTGGAACAGAAGAAGATTTGCTTCCTCTAGCAGAGCTCGTGGCGCCGGGGCACTCGATTCTGAGTGTGAGAGGCAATGTTTCAGAAAATGGGATGCCACGATTTTTTAAAAGATTAGCAGAAGGCGTTTTTGATGAGGTTGATTTAATTGAGAAAACGCACGAGTTAAATGCCTTCATTGATGAATCCGCAAAGAATTATAACTTTGATCGAAATCATGTTATTGCCATAGGCTATTCAAATGGTGCTAACATTGCAGGAAGTTTACTTTTCCATGATGCAAACGCACTTAGAGGCGCAATTCTTCATCACCCAATGGTGCCACTGCGAAATCTGAAGCTACCAAATCTTTCTGGAAAGCCTATCTTTATAGGCGCAGGAGAGAATGATCCGATTTGCTCTCCTGAGGAAACGAAGGAACTTCATGAAATGCTCTCTCGTGCTGGGGCAGATGTATCTGTCCATTGGGAAAGTGCAGGGCATCAATTAACAAGGTCTGAAGCTGAAACAGCGGCAGATTGGTTTCATAAGCATTTTTAA
- a CDS encoding glutamate synthase subunit beta — protein MGKPTGFIDYPREKARERDLSTRLKDWGEYQLPQSEENLKTQGARCMDCGTPFCHSGIELNGSASGCPLYNLIPEWNHLVYQGKWKDALDRLLKTNNFPEFTGRVCPAPCEGACVAAIPDDAVAIKSIEKEIIDRGFAEGWMTPQPPKNRTGKKIAIVGSGPAGLAAADQLNKAGHSVKVYERDDRIGGLLMYGIPNMKLDKELVERRVKLLADEGVTFVTNTEIGKDVTQDELRDEHDAVILCTGAQKHRDLPIEGRKLGGIHYAMDYLKQNTKSLLDSELQDKKYVSAEGKNVIVIGGGDTGADCVATALRHGCKSVHQFGKHPQLTADRMIDNPWPEFPKVFTLDYAYEEAQAEYGEDPRQYSIMTKKFVGDENGQVKELHTVTIEKHVDKRGNVFMKELPGTEQVWPVELVLIAIGFTGPEEGVLEHFEVDQDNRKRAKAEFEDYRTNVDGVFAAGDVRRGQSLIVWAINEGRGVARETDRYLMNKTVMP, from the coding sequence TTGGGTAAGCCAACAGGATTTATAGACTATCCTAGAGAAAAAGCACGTGAAAGAGATCTATCAACACGATTAAAAGATTGGGGAGAATACCAACTCCCTCAATCTGAAGAAAATTTGAAAACACAGGGGGCACGCTGCATGGATTGTGGCACGCCCTTCTGCCACTCAGGAATAGAATTAAATGGTAGTGCATCAGGTTGTCCACTCTATAATCTAATTCCAGAATGGAATCATCTTGTTTATCAAGGTAAATGGAAAGATGCCCTAGATCGCCTACTTAAAACAAATAATTTTCCTGAATTCACTGGTCGAGTATGTCCGGCTCCATGTGAAGGTGCCTGCGTAGCAGCGATTCCTGATGATGCGGTTGCGATTAAAAGCATTGAAAAAGAAATCATAGACCGTGGGTTTGCTGAAGGATGGATGACACCTCAGCCTCCTAAAAATCGCACGGGGAAAAAGATTGCCATCGTAGGATCAGGTCCCGCAGGGTTAGCTGCCGCTGATCAGCTGAATAAAGCAGGACATTCTGTTAAAGTATATGAACGTGATGATCGTATTGGCGGTTTATTGATGTACGGCATTCCTAACATGAAGTTAGATAAAGAGTTGGTAGAGCGCCGTGTAAAACTTCTTGCTGATGAGGGCGTAACCTTTGTGACGAACACAGAAATCGGTAAAGATGTGACGCAAGATGAGCTTCGTGATGAGCATGATGCGGTGATTCTTTGTACGGGAGCTCAAAAACACCGTGACCTACCAATTGAAGGACGTAAGCTCGGAGGAATTCATTATGCGATGGATTACTTAAAGCAAAATACAAAGAGTTTGCTGGATTCCGAGCTTCAAGATAAGAAATACGTTTCAGCAGAAGGAAAAAATGTTATTGTTATTGGTGGTGGAGATACAGGTGCGGACTGTGTCGCTACGGCGCTTAGACACGGATGTAAAAGTGTTCACCAATTTGGTAAACATCCGCAGTTAACAGCAGATCGAATGATTGATAACCCTTGGCCAGAATTCCCGAAGGTTTTTACTCTTGATTATGCTTATGAAGAGGCTCAAGCAGAGTATGGAGAAGACCCTCGTCAATATTCCATCATGACTAAAAAATTCGTTGGTGATGAGAATGGTCAAGTAAAAGAGCTTCATACGGTTACGATCGAAAAACATGTTGATAAAAGAGGGAATGTATTCATGAAAGAGCTTCCTGGAACAGAACAAGTTTGGCCAGTTGAACTCGTCCTAATCGCAATTGGCTTTACTGGTCCTGAGGAAGGTGTTCTTGAACATTTTGAAGTAGATCAAGATAACCGTAAACGAGCGAAAGCAGAATTTGAAGATTATCGTACAAATGTAGACGGAGTATTTGCAGCTGGTGATGTTCGTAGAGGGCAGAGCCTCATTGTTTGGGCAATCAATGAAGGGCGCGGAGTAGCTCGTGAGACGGATCGCTATTTAATGAACAAAACGGTTATGCCTTAA
- a CDS encoding dicarboxylate/amino acid:cation symporter, with translation MQVMWQLYKNSSFVLKMTIGFLLGILTGVLFGPSIEIIKPVGTILINLLNLVAIPVIFLTVVLAINQMNPKYFGRLGGKLLVYYGLTTAAAVLIGVTIALWINPGSGLTLPDTKVEKPDTPDFSDVLLNIVPSNLFETFSSGQLMGILFLAVIIGLTMGKMRYSEKKDLRESGERLHRLFSSANDLFFLLLQGILLYAPIGIFAISATSFGNQGFQTFQSLIAFTGVFYLGVLLLWALIYTSFLKYSKLSIRNFFSQTKDAYLTAFFTSSSIASLPIAIDSAKKAGISERIVNFSLPIGAVFNSDGGALRMGASIVFAANVTGLNFSIMDYVTIVAIGTLLSIGTAGIPAAGLVTLSAVLTMFNLPLEIVALIAGVDVLIGMAGTASNVLGDIIGAAVIDRDEKKTTNSAV, from the coding sequence ATGCAGGTAATGTGGCAATTGTATAAAAATTCTTCTTTCGTATTAAAAATGACCATTGGCTTTCTATTAGGTATATTAACAGGCGTTCTTTTTGGACCAAGTATTGAAATCATCAAACCAGTTGGCACCATTTTGATCAACTTGCTTAACCTTGTCGCAATTCCAGTCATTTTCTTAACAGTAGTGCTCGCAATTAATCAAATGAATCCGAAATACTTTGGTCGACTTGGCGGGAAGCTACTCGTGTATTACGGATTAACGACAGCCGCCGCTGTATTAATAGGGGTCACAATCGCTTTATGGATTAACCCCGGTTCTGGCTTAACCCTTCCAGATACTAAAGTAGAAAAGCCAGACACACCCGACTTTTCTGATGTGCTTCTTAACATTGTACCTAGTAACCTTTTTGAAACTTTTTCTTCTGGCCAGCTAATGGGCATTCTCTTTCTCGCTGTGATCATCGGATTAACGATGGGGAAAATGCGTTATTCCGAGAAAAAAGATCTGCGGGAATCAGGTGAAAGGCTCCATCGTCTTTTCTCATCTGCAAATGACTTGTTCTTTCTGCTATTACAGGGGATTTTGCTTTATGCACCAATTGGTATTTTTGCGATCAGCGCAACATCATTCGGTAATCAGGGCTTTCAAACCTTCCAGTCTCTCATCGCTTTTACAGGGGTGTTTTACTTGGGTGTTTTGTTGTTGTGGGCACTGATTTATACTTCTTTTCTAAAGTACTCAAAGTTGAGTATTCGAAACTTCTTCTCTCAAACGAAGGACGCTTATCTTACAGCCTTTTTCACATCAAGTAGTATTGCTTCTCTTCCGATAGCCATTGACTCTGCAAAAAAAGCCGGTATTTCAGAGCGTATTGTGAATTTTTCTTTACCGATTGGAGCCGTGTTTAATTCTGATGGAGGGGCATTAAGAATGGGAGCCTCGATTGTATTTGCTGCAAATGTAACAGGGTTAAACTTCTCGATTATGGATTATGTGACCATCGTTGCGATTGGCACTCTTCTCTCAATAGGTACAGCGGGCATTCCAGCTGCTGGCTTAGTAACACTATCAGCTGTTTTGACGATGTTTAATTTACCATTAGAAATCGTCGCCCTCATCGCAGGTGTTGATGTACTAATCGGTATGGCTGGCACAGCTTCAAACGTACTAGGAGACATTATTGGAGCTGCCGTGATTGATCGTGATGAAAAGAAAACAACGAATTCTGCTGTTTAG
- a CDS encoding ring-cleaving dioxygenase, translating to MKHTTGIHHITAIVGNPQENVDFYSGVLGLRLVKKTVNFDDPGTYHLYFGNEEGAPGTIMTFFPWSNAHNGEIGSGQVGVTSFVVPTGSLSFWKKRLDKLNVENGEMTRFGEKVLAFDDPHGLHLELVEREEGESNTWSFGGVSTKHAIKGFAGATLLTGKPDSTMTVLEEVLGFIRVAEEEDFVRFKSSASIGNTIDVKKTPMASGRMGSGTVHHIAFRANDFNDHEEWRNLLEEKEYGPTPVVDRQYFNAIYFREEGGILFEIATDPPGFAKDEDPDEMGKNLLLPPWLEEKRPEIEQVLEPANARVLEGDK from the coding sequence ATGAAGCATACAACAGGAATACATCATATTACAGCAATCGTAGGAAATCCTCAGGAAAATGTTGACTTTTATAGTGGGGTCTTGGGGCTCCGACTCGTTAAAAAAACAGTGAACTTTGACGACCCAGGAACGTATCATCTTTACTTCGGAAACGAAGAAGGGGCACCAGGTACAATTATGACGTTCTTTCCTTGGTCGAACGCTCATAATGGTGAAATCGGCTCTGGTCAAGTAGGCGTAACAAGCTTCGTAGTTCCAACAGGTAGCCTATCTTTCTGGAAAAAGCGTCTAGACAAGTTAAATGTGGAGAACGGTGAAATGACTCGCTTTGGTGAAAAGGTTCTCGCTTTTGATGATCCTCATGGCTTGCATCTAGAACTTGTTGAACGAGAAGAAGGTGAATCCAATACTTGGAGTTTTGGCGGTGTTAGTACGAAACATGCAATCAAAGGGTTTGCTGGTGCAACGCTATTAACAGGAAAACCAGATTCAACAATGACAGTTCTTGAAGAAGTTCTCGGGTTTATTCGTGTTGCGGAAGAAGAGGATTTCGTTCGCTTTAAATCAAGTGCTTCTATTGGTAATACGATCGACGTTAAGAAAACACCAATGGCTTCTGGAAGAATGGGTTCAGGCACAGTCCATCATATTGCATTCCGTGCTAATGATTTCAATGATCATGAGGAATGGAGAAATTTACTCGAAGAAAAAGAGTATGGTCCTACACCAGTCGTAGATCGTCAATATTTTAATGCCATTTACTTTAGAGAAGAAGGCGGAATACTTTTTGAAATTGCAACAGATCCTCCAGGATTTGCAAAAGATGAAGACCCTGATGAAATGGGGAAAAACCTTCTACTACCACCATGGCTCGAGGAAAAGCGTCCTGAGATTGAACAAGTATTAGAGCCTGCAAACGCAAGAGTGCTTGAGGGTGACAAATAA
- a CDS encoding class I SAM-dependent methyltransferase — protein sequence MIYTTAGRPTESLVREAERLSQLHKGTYIPREKRSISQLMNLCDEPLIVVGFDRLFLYKDHAEKPVFFHPNSAMFRTKALLRGGSDAFIQASGLKIGMSLLDCTAGLGADSIVASLVAGEAGSVQAIEGSDHALILQEGLKNWQSGEAKIDDAMRRVVVIGKRYEAVLPNLPDDSVDVVYFDPMFEDTILESDGVLEMKKIALYDALSEEMIKEAKRIARIRVVLKDSWKSSQFQKFDFQQQIRKTSKFHYGILECKE from the coding sequence ATGATTTATACAACTGCAGGTAGACCAACTGAATCGCTTGTGAGAGAAGCTGAAAGATTGAGCCAATTACACAAAGGCACATACATACCAAGGGAAAAACGATCGATTAGCCAACTTATGAATCTATGTGATGAACCACTTATAGTTGTTGGATTTGATCGCCTTTTTCTATACAAAGATCATGCAGAAAAACCGGTTTTCTTTCACCCGAATTCAGCGATGTTTCGTACAAAAGCTCTCTTACGTGGAGGCAGTGATGCGTTCATCCAGGCGAGCGGACTTAAAATAGGGATGAGTCTGTTAGACTGTACTGCGGGTCTGGGAGCTGATAGCATCGTTGCGAGCCTTGTTGCAGGAGAAGCTGGAAGTGTTCAAGCAATCGAAGGCTCAGACCATGCTCTTATACTTCAAGAGGGACTAAAAAATTGGCAAAGTGGCGAGGCAAAGATCGATGATGCTATGAGGAGAGTAGTCGTGATAGGGAAGCGGTATGAAGCTGTTTTACCGAATTTACCTGATGATTCTGTAGATGTGGTTTATTTTGACCCAATGTTTGAAGATACCATACTTGAATCTGATGGCGTACTAGAAATGAAGAAGATTGCCCTGTACGATGCGCTATCTGAGGAAATGATAAAAGAAGCAAAACGAATTGCTCGTATAAGAGTTGTTTTAAAAGATTCATGGAAAAGTTCACAGTTTCAAAAGTTTGACTTTCAACAACAAATTCGAAAAACATCCAAATTTCATTATGGAATCCTTGAATGTAAGGAGTGA
- a CDS encoding DUF4256 domain-containing protein translates to MTKRIKSSERKELLPEQREEILCKLKDRFEKNMNRHKELEWAKVRSKLEEHSDKLWSLNEMEMTDGEPDVVGYFKESDEYIFYDCSAESPKGRRSVCYDLKALESRKKFKPENNAMDMATSMGAELLTEEQYRELQMLGNFDVKTSSWVQTPSDVRELGGALFCDRRYGRVFVYHNGAESYYAARGFRCSVKV, encoded by the coding sequence ATGACAAAAAGAATTAAAAGTAGTGAAAGAAAAGAGTTGTTACCTGAACAAAGGGAAGAAATACTTTGCAAATTAAAAGACCGCTTTGAGAAAAATATGAACCGTCATAAAGAACTTGAATGGGCTAAAGTACGATCAAAACTTGAGGAGCATTCAGATAAACTGTGGTCTCTTAATGAAATGGAAATGACGGATGGGGAGCCGGATGTTGTAGGTTATTTCAAAGAAAGTGACGAATACATTTTTTATGATTGTTCGGCGGAGAGTCCTAAAGGCCGCAGAAGTGTTTGTTATGATCTAAAAGCATTAGAGTCCAGAAAAAAATTCAAGCCTGAGAATAACGCTATGGATATGGCAACATCTATGGGTGCTGAGTTATTAACTGAAGAGCAGTATCGCGAATTGCAAATGCTTGGTAATTTCGATGTAAAAACGTCGAGCTGGGTGCAAACCCCCTCTGATGTTAGAGAACTCGGGGGTGCCCTTTTTTGTGATCGTCGTTACGGTCGTGTGTTTGTTTATCACAATGGCGCAGAATCTTATTATGCTGCCAGGGGGTTTCGTTGCTCGGTAAAAGTCTAA
- a CDS encoding putative holin-like toxin, whose product MLSVFEALSLMVSFSALVLAIIHTKDRSS is encoded by the coding sequence ATGCTTAGCGTATTTGAGGCCCTGTCGTTAATGGTCAGCTTTTCCGCTCTTGTGCTCGCCATCATCCACACGAAAGATCGTTCTTCGTAA
- a CDS encoding mismatch-specific DNA-glycosylase translates to MLPDHLDYDLKILFIGFNPGLQSEEVGHHYANPTNRFFAVLNKAGLTDRKLSPEEDHRLLEYGYGLTNIVDRPTRGASDLTIEDYVQGRKHLLKKINVYMPLVNCYVGKGVYQKLSGIKKVDWGFQPINQVEGVRDFVAPSTSGLVRMSLKELTEIYRQLKLY, encoded by the coding sequence TTGTTACCAGATCACTTAGATTATGATTTGAAAATCCTGTTTATCGGTTTCAATCCTGGGCTTCAATCAGAAGAAGTAGGCCATCACTATGCGAATCCTACAAATCGTTTTTTTGCTGTATTAAATAAGGCGGGACTAACTGACCGGAAGCTCTCACCAGAAGAAGATCATAGACTTCTAGAATATGGGTATGGATTAACGAATATCGTTGATCGTCCTACAAGAGGAGCGAGTGACTTAACTATTGAAGATTATGTCCAAGGAAGAAAACATCTTTTGAAAAAAATTAATGTGTATATGCCTTTAGTAAACTGCTATGTCGGGAAAGGAGTATATCAGAAATTATCTGGTATAAAAAAGGTTGATTGGGGATTTCAACCGATTAATCAAGTGGAAGGTGTTCGCGACTTTGTTGCACCATCTACAAGCGGATTAGTTAGGATGTCTCTTAAGGAATTAACTGAAATTTATCGTCAATTAAAACTATATTAG
- the gltB gene encoding glutamate synthase large subunit, which produces MDRTNFPEKQGLYDPIHEHDACGIGLIANINNVPAHDIIEKGVYMLRQLDHRGGQGSDPDTGDGAGIMLQIPHEFFLKHSGFNLPAKGEYGVGMMFLPVDNQLRQRAKQIVEKAIEEAGQEFIGWRTVPVDETTIGEAACIAQPVIRQVFIKKSDISAEEFERKLYVIRKKAEKLVSQDSQLSKTKYYAASFSKDTIVYKGMLTPEQLDQFYLDLKDPSFKSAFSMVHSRFSTNTFPSWDRAHPNRYLIHNGEINTLRGNVNWMRAREGALQSEVFGDDMKDIAPIVRPNGSDSSSLDNCLEFLNLSGRSLPHAAMMMIPEPWDRDATMLDPKKAFYEYHSTLMEPWDGPTAIAFTNGRQIGAMLDRNGLRPARYVITNDDTFILSSEVGVIEIDEEKIVEKGRISPGKMLLLDLEEKRLVYDEEIKTQIATDKPYRKWLDENLMNLSPKASKTREIDEKELIKTQRAFGYTYEELTKNIAPMVTEKKDPIGSMGNDVPLAVLSERPQLLFNYFKQLFAQVTNPPIDSIREESVTSTMTLLGPEGNLLETDPGSARRIRLETPILTDSRFEAIKALNEEDFHPETLSLLFDAARGETEMEHALLALFRKADRAIKNGKSILVLSDFGVNRDKAAIPSLLALSGLHHHLIKRETRTKVSLIVETGEARDVHQFAMLTGYGADAIYPYAAYDSIDQMILDGTIEGFTFDEAIENYIEAATTGIVKVMSKMGISTIQSYRGAQIFEAIGVSNEVIDRYFAGTASQIDGIPIDIIATETLMRHHFAYHDSEYSDLTLETGSELQWRNGGEHHSFNPKTIHTLQHAARSNNYELYKKFSGMALEENLTYLRQAIDFGSKEAISIDEVESIESITRRFKTGAMSYGALSGEAHEALAIAMNRIGGRSNSGEGGEDPSRFTPDENGDLRRSAIKQVASGRFGVSSYYLSNADEIQIKMAQGAKPGEGGQLPGKKVYPWIAEVRGSTPGVGLISPPPHHDIYSIEDLAQLIHDLKNANPSARINVKLVSKAGVGTIAAGVAKGLADVILISGYEGGTGASPRTSIKHAGLPWELGLAETHQTLVLNDLRDRVVLEADGKMMTGRDVVMAAILGAEEFGFSTAPLVVLGCILMRACHLDTCPVGVATQNPELRKKFMGNPDHVVNYMQFIAQEVREIMAELGFRTIEEMIGRTDVLKVSRRTKDHWKARYLDLKPLLYQPHVSDEVGRFNQRQQDHKLDAALDNTSIIPAALGALEEQKPFEGSYVIRNTNRVAGALLGHEITKRYGADGLPEDMIRLHFKGSAGQSFGAFVPNGVTMQLEGDANDYVGKGLSGGKLIIYPSAKAGFARDENTIVGNVAFYGATSGEAYISGLAGERFCVRNSGAKAVVEGIGDNGCEYMTGGRVVVLGETGKNFAAGMSGGIAYVLSDDQEAFKRNVNAEMVHIESLSNYEEILEVKHMIQQHAYFTDSPKAIRFIQNWNEVVGKIVKIIPKEYKRITESLEELKEQGYKDDDAAYEVFQQAKNGEVKPRKSDLEPV; this is translated from the coding sequence ATGGATAGAACAAACTTTCCAGAGAAACAGGGATTATATGATCCAATTCATGAGCATGACGCTTGTGGCATCGGACTGATTGCAAATATAAATAATGTACCAGCGCATGACATTATTGAAAAGGGAGTCTATATGCTACGCCAGCTAGATCATCGCGGAGGGCAGGGAAGCGATCCTGACACGGGTGACGGTGCGGGCATTATGCTACAGATTCCACACGAATTTTTCCTAAAGCATTCTGGGTTTAACCTCCCAGCTAAAGGAGAGTACGGGGTTGGAATGATGTTCCTACCCGTTGATAATCAGCTGAGACAGCGCGCAAAGCAAATTGTTGAAAAAGCAATCGAGGAAGCAGGTCAAGAATTTATTGGCTGGAGAACCGTTCCTGTAGATGAAACAACAATTGGAGAAGCCGCATGTATTGCTCAGCCTGTCATTCGACAGGTCTTTATTAAGAAGAGCGATATTTCTGCTGAAGAATTTGAACGTAAATTGTATGTCATTCGTAAAAAAGCAGAGAAACTAGTATCTCAAGATTCGCAGCTATCAAAGACGAAGTATTACGCAGCAAGTTTCTCAAAAGATACGATCGTTTATAAAGGAATGCTCACACCAGAACAGCTTGATCAATTTTATTTGGATTTAAAAGATCCAAGTTTTAAATCTGCTTTTTCAATGGTGCATTCACGTTTCAGTACAAATACTTTTCCAAGCTGGGATCGGGCGCATCCAAACCGCTACCTCATTCATAATGGAGAGATTAATACGCTTCGAGGAAATGTAAACTGGATGAGAGCAAGAGAAGGTGCTCTTCAATCAGAAGTATTTGGAGATGATATGAAAGACATTGCTCCAATCGTACGACCAAACGGGAGTGATTCTTCATCCTTAGATAACTGTCTTGAATTTTTGAATCTTTCAGGTCGTTCATTACCCCATGCGGCAATGATGATGATACCAGAACCGTGGGATCGTGATGCAACGATGCTTGATCCTAAAAAAGCCTTTTATGAATACCATAGTACATTAATGGAACCATGGGACGGACCGACAGCGATCGCGTTTACGAACGGTCGTCAAATCGGAGCGATGCTTGATCGAAATGGACTGCGTCCTGCCCGATACGTGATCACAAACGATGATACGTTTATTCTTTCATCCGAAGTAGGTGTCATTGAAATCGATGAAGAGAAAATAGTGGAAAAAGGTCGCATAAGCCCTGGCAAAATGCTTCTTTTAGATCTTGAAGAAAAGCGACTTGTGTATGATGAAGAGATTAAAACACAAATCGCAACAGACAAACCGTACCGCAAATGGTTAGATGAAAATTTAATGAATTTGTCTCCTAAAGCAAGTAAAACGAGAGAAATTGATGAGAAAGAGCTCATTAAAACGCAAAGAGCATTCGGTTACACGTATGAAGAGTTAACGAAGAATATTGCTCCAATGGTAACAGAAAAGAAAGATCCAATCGGCTCAATGGGGAACGATGTCCCTCTTGCTGTTCTATCTGAGCGACCGCAGCTATTGTTTAACTACTTTAAGCAACTGTTTGCTCAAGTGACGAATCCACCGATCGATTCCATTCGTGAAGAATCGGTTACTTCAACAATGACGCTGCTTGGACCAGAGGGCAACTTGCTTGAAACGGATCCAGGAAGTGCTAGAAGAATTCGACTTGAAACACCGATTCTTACCGATAGTCGTTTTGAGGCGATTAAAGCATTAAATGAAGAGGATTTTCATCCAGAAACATTAAGTTTGCTGTTTGATGCAGCTCGTGGTGAAACGGAAATGGAACATGCTTTACTTGCCTTGTTCCGAAAAGCTGATCGTGCCATTAAAAACGGGAAAAGCATCCTTGTTCTTTCAGATTTCGGGGTTAACCGTGATAAAGCAGCGATTCCATCATTACTTGCTTTGAGTGGTCTTCATCATCACTTAATTAAGAGAGAAACTCGAACGAAAGTAAGTTTAATCGTTGAAACAGGTGAGGCTAGGGATGTTCATCAGTTTGCCATGCTAACTGGATATGGTGCTGACGCTATTTATCCTTATGCCGCTTACGATTCAATTGACCAGATGATTTTGGACGGCACCATTGAAGGATTTACGTTCGATGAGGCGATTGAAAATTACATTGAGGCTGCCACAACCGGTATCGTTAAAGTTATGTCGAAAATGGGTATTTCGACTATCCAAAGTTATCGTGGGGCTCAAATCTTTGAAGCAATCGGTGTAAGCAACGAAGTAATCGATCGGTATTTTGCTGGTACCGCTTCACAAATTGACGGCATTCCAATCGATATTATTGCGACAGAAACGTTGATGAGGCATCATTTTGCTTATCATGATTCCGAATATAGTGATTTAACTCTTGAAACAGGAAGTGAACTTCAGTGGAGGAATGGAGGAGAGCATCACTCTTTTAATCCGAAAACAATTCATACGCTACAACACGCTGCTAGAAGTAATAACTATGAACTATATAAAAAATTCTCTGGAATGGCTCTTGAAGAGAATTTAACTTATCTTAGACAGGCGATTGATTTTGGTTCAAAAGAAGCGATTTCGATTGATGAGGTTGAAAGTATTGAATCCATTACACGTCGTTTTAAGACAGGTGCAATGAGTTATGGCGCTCTTAGTGGTGAGGCTCACGAAGCTCTCGCGATTGCAATGAACCGCATTGGAGGACGAAGCAATAGCGGTGAAGGTGGAGAAGATCCTTCTCGCTTTACGCCAGATGAAAATGGGGATCTCCGTCGAAGTGCGATTAAACAGGTAGCGTCAGGTCGCTTTGGCGTATCAAGCTATTACTTAAGCAATGCAGATGAAATTCAAATTAAAATGGCGCAAGGTGCTAAGCCTGGTGAGGGTGGACAGTTACCTGGTAAGAAAGTATATCCTTGGATTGCTGAAGTTCGTGGGTCGACGCCAGGGGTTGGATTAATTTCACCACCACCACACCATGATATTTATTCGATTGAGGATCTTGCCCAACTCATCCATGATTTGAAAAATGCAAATCCATCTGCACGAATCAACGTAAAGCTCGTTTCGAAAGCAGGCGTTGGTACGATTGCTGCAGGAGTAGCGAAAGGGCTGGCGGATGTGATTCTCATTAGCGGATATGAGGGTGGAACAGGAGCATCGCCAAGAACGAGTATTAAACACGCTGGTCTTCCATGGGAACTGGGGTTAGCTGAGACGCATCAAACGCTCGTATTGAATGATCTTCGTGATCGCGTGGTTCTTGAAGCAGATGGAAAAATGATGACCGGTCGGGATGTTGTGATGGCAGCCATTCTTGGCGCTGAAGAATTTGGGTTTTCAACTGCACCTCTTGTTGTTCTTGGATGTATTTTAATGAGAGCTTGTCATTTGGACACATGTCCAGTTGGTGTGGCAACTCAAAATCCTGAACTTCGTAAGAAATTTATGGGTAACCCGGATCATGTGGTTAATTATATGCAGTTTATTGCTCAAGAAGTGCGAGAAATCATGGCTGAACTTGGATTTAGAACAATTGAAGAAATGATTGGTCGTACCGATGTACTGAAAGTAAGTCGTCGTACAAAAGACCATTGGAAAGCAAGATATCTTGACCTTAAACCGCTTCTTTATCAGCCGCATGTATCCGATGAAGTCGGTAGATTCAACCAGCGACAGCAGGATCATAAACTAGATGCTGCGCTTGATAATACGTCAATTATTCCTGCAGCACTTGGAGCACTTGAGGAGCAAAAACCTTTTGAAGGCTCTTACGTTATTCGCAATACAAACCGTGTGGCTGGTGCGCTGTTAGGACATGAGATTACGAAGCGGTATGGTGCTGATGGACTTCCAGAAGACATGATTCGCCTGCATTTTAAAGGCTCTGCTGGTCAAAGTTTCGGAGCATTCGTACCTAACGGGGTGACAATGCAGTTAGAAGGCGATGCAAACGACTATGTTGGAAAAGGATTATCAGGCGGGAAGCTCATTATTTATCCTTCCGCAAAAGCAGGGTTTGCTAGAGACGAAAATACAATCGTAGGAAATGTTGCTTTTTATGGAGCAACTTCAGGTGAAGCATACATCAGTGGACTTGCAGGAGAACGTTTCTGCGTGAGAAACAGTGGGGCAAAAGCGGTAGTAGAAGGAATTGGCGACAATGGATGTGAATACATGACGGGTGGCCGTGTCGTTGTTCTTGGTGAGACTGGTAAGAACTTTGCAGCCGGTATGTCTGGGGGAATTGCCTACGTTCTATCAGATGATCAAGAAGCATTTAAGCGCAATGTTAATGCTGAAATGGTCCACATTGAATCGTTGAGCAACTATGAAGAGATTCTTGAAGTAAAGCATATGATTCAACAGCATGCTTACTTTACTGATAGTCCAAAAGCTATTCGATTTATTCAAAACTGGAATGAAGTTGTAGGGAAGATCGTGAAGATAATTCCTAAAGAATATAAGCGAATTACAGAATCATTAGAAGAGCTTAAAGAACAAGGCTATAAAGACGATGACGCAGCATATGAAGTGTTCCAACAGGCGAAGAACGGTGAAGTAAAGCCGCGTAAAAGTGATCTGGAACCGGTATAA